One part of the Geothrix edaphica genome encodes these proteins:
- a CDS encoding PilW family protein, with protein MSDSNRTLLSRRCRGFSLVEMLVAVVFTSILMAGMFRVFASSTASFAASTETLSVQRKARWGLTLLQDEVLEAGHLFFKRVVGELIPNSDTAQPPILMRTTDFTPPGGVSPVDELQFVMDLPLNVQGTLRTAPVIGDSKLSVNVLYGGDSLKKDDLIFIQDSNWEVYRISADPSTSGNTNFDIDIVGTQSALVDQYGNETSSIVHALVQKTHRAKAQFTAFRPLQVVRYAVVPRKLDPASPTATVPCLVRQTQPLAGNANVIFSPAQATEVNGEQILLENVSGFYVNWSLDGGNTWLRTSATAGSTEPPWAASTDWGTLRAALNAKLASSSSPLTQQALGGTSTEDPFWMNYTPVLIRIDIETRSEIQRTEFNASSSATNPQLAFRKRRETLYLSPRNFSLGRP; from the coding sequence ATGTCCGACTCTAATCGCACCCTTTTATCACGTCGCTGTCGCGGCTTCTCCCTAGTCGAAATGCTGGTGGCAGTGGTGTTCACCTCCATTCTAATGGCGGGGATGTTCCGCGTCTTCGCGTCGTCCACAGCCTCTTTTGCGGCATCGACGGAAACCCTTTCTGTACAAAGGAAGGCTCGCTGGGGCCTTACCCTTCTTCAGGATGAAGTACTCGAAGCGGGGCATCTTTTTTTCAAGCGAGTCGTCGGCGAACTCATTCCCAATAGCGATACAGCTCAGCCCCCCATCCTAATGCGCACCACAGACTTCACGCCACCAGGTGGTGTCAGTCCCGTCGATGAGTTGCAATTCGTCATGGATCTTCCCTTGAATGTCCAAGGGACTCTCAGAACTGCCCCCGTGATTGGAGACTCTAAGCTGTCGGTCAATGTGCTTTATGGGGGCGACTCCTTAAAGAAGGATGACTTGATCTTCATCCAGGATTCCAACTGGGAGGTTTACCGAATAAGCGCAGATCCATCCACCTCAGGTAATACGAATTTCGATATTGATATTGTGGGGACGCAATCCGCGCTTGTGGATCAATACGGCAACGAAACAAGCAGCATCGTTCACGCCCTTGTACAAAAAACTCACCGAGCAAAGGCACAATTTACGGCATTCAGGCCTCTTCAAGTGGTCCGATACGCTGTAGTCCCAAGGAAACTGGATCCAGCTAGCCCCACAGCAACTGTCCCCTGTTTGGTGCGACAGACCCAGCCCTTGGCCGGCAACGCGAACGTCATCTTTTCGCCTGCCCAAGCTACCGAAGTCAACGGAGAGCAGATCCTTTTGGAGAACGTCTCCGGATTCTACGTGAACTGGAGCCTCGACGGCGGAAATACGTGGCTTCGAACCAGTGCGACTGCGGGGAGTACAGAACCCCCCTGGGCCGCAAGCACCGATTGGGGAACCCTTCGTGCCGCCTTGAACGCCAAGCTTGCATCGAGTTCGAGCCCACTTACCCAGCAAGCGCTCGGGGGCACAAGCACTGAGGATCCGTTCTGGATGAACTACACCCCCGTGCTGATTCGGATCGACATCGAAACCCGTTCTGAAATCCAAAGGACGGAATTCAATGCGTCTTCTTCAGCGACCAATCCTCAACTCGCCTTCCGTAAGAGACGGGAAACCCTTTACTTGTCTCCCAGGAATTTTTCCCTGGGCCGTCCTTAG
- a CDS encoding PilX N-terminal domain-containing pilus assembly protein, with amino-acid sequence MIQHRANHQRESGGITIILALILLTTVTVAAFGLGRTSLREIMITGNESTGRKAFETADSGLDWVITWGSPYATTTTGSAAATLHAQMSGLISAIDTVDARTASYMDPDTGTMRVHLDSATIGDALTPSRADWLQFTKGATEVVPAFDLEVRYLGPNELANTGRGALIKSNRSLWLVRSTGRANIGTTGQSFVSRREAIVEYIN; translated from the coding sequence ATGATCCAGCATCGAGCCAACCACCAGCGCGAATCAGGGGGCATCACCATCATCCTTGCCCTTATTTTGCTCACCACGGTCACCGTGGCGGCTTTCGGCTTAGGCCGTACCTCCCTGCGGGAAATCATGATCACCGGCAACGAGTCCACCGGACGTAAGGCATTTGAAACGGCGGACTCCGGGCTCGACTGGGTGATCACCTGGGGCAGCCCTTACGCCACCACCACCACAGGGTCCGCTGCAGCTACCCTCCATGCCCAGATGTCTGGCCTCATCAGCGCCATTGATACCGTCGATGCACGCACTGCCAGCTACATGGATCCAGATACTGGAACCATGCGCGTTCATCTCGACTCGGCCACGATTGGCGACGCCCTTACCCCTTCCCGTGCAGATTGGCTCCAGTTCACAAAGGGTGCCACCGAAGTTGTCCCTGCCTTCGACTTGGAAGTGCGCTACCTCGGTCCCAATGAACTTGCAAACACGGGTCGCGGGGCGCTCATCAAGAGCAATCGCAGCCTGTGGCTCGTCCGATCCACCGGGCGCGCCAACATCGGCACCACGGGGCAAAGCTTTGTTTCCCGCCGCGAAGCAATTGTCGAATACATCAACTAA